The following nucleotide sequence is from Streptomyces pactum.
CTCCCCGGGCTGCGGACCGTCTACGACCGCGACCCCGCGGACCTGTACCTGTACGACATCGGCGCCTACGCCGCACGCGCCCTCGCCGAGGCGCAGGGCCGGCCGCTGCTGCAGCTCTCCCCCGCCTTCGTGGCCTGGGACGGCTACGACGAGGAGGTGGCGGCGCCCCTGTGGCAGCTGCCGGGCGCCGACGCCTACCGGGAGAAGTTCGCGCGGTGGCTGGCCGGCTGCGGGGCCTCCACGACCGACGTGGACGCCTTCTCCAGCCGTCCCCCGCACACCCTGGCGCTGATCCCCCGGGCGATGCAGCCGCACGCCGACCGGGTCCGCACCGACACGGTGACGTTCGTCGGCCCCTGCTTCGACGTTCGGGCGGACGACGGCCGCTGGACCCGCCCGACGGACGCGGAGCGGGTACTGCTGATCTCCCTGGGATCGGCGTACACCCGTCAGCCGGAGTTCTACCGGACGTGCCTGGCGGCCTTCGGCGACCTGCCCGGCTGGCACGTGGTGCTCCAGATCGGCCGGCACACCGACCCGCGGGAACTCGGCACCATCCCGTCCAACGTGGAGGTCCACCCCTGGGTTCCGCAGCGGGCGATCCTGGCGCAGGCGGACGCCTTCGTCACCCACGCCGGCATGGGCGGCTGCGGTGAGGGACTGCTCGCCGGCGTCCCGATGATCGCCGTGCCGCAGGCCGTCGACCAGTTCATGAACGCCGACCGGCTGGTGGAGCTGGGCGTGGCCCGCCGCATCGACACCGCGGAGGCCACCGCGGAGAACCTCCGCGCCGCCCTGACCGCACTGGCCGGCGACCCCGAGGTGGCCCGCCGCTCGGCACTGCTGCGTACCGAGGCCCGCGCGGAGGGCGGGACCCCGCGCGCCGCCGACCTCATCGAGGAACTGCTGGACTGAGATGTGCCCACCACCGGCCGCGGCGGCGGTGGGCGGGACGTAGCCCCCCGCCGGCCGCGGGCCCCGGCCCGCGGCAACCGGGCGGGAAGAGTGGCACCGCCGGCTCCCGGAGGGGTGCGGGTACCCGACGACGAGGAGGACGGTGTGGAGCCGGTGGAACTCAGCCGGGCGGTCGCGGCAGGGCGGGCGACCGCTGCCGGGCTGGGCCTTCCGGTCCGCGACGTGGACGTCGTCCACAACTCGGACCGCGTCGCGCTGCGCCTGTCCCCCTGCGAGGTGCTGGCCCGGGTCGCCCCGATGGGGCAACTGGCCGACGCGGCGTTCGAGGTGGAGGTCGGCCGCCGGCTCGCCGATACCGACGCTCCGGTGGCCGGGCCGGACCCCCGGGTGGAACCGCGGGTCTTCGTGCGGGACACCTTCGCCGTCACGCTCTGGACCTACCACGAACCCGTCGCGGCTCCGATCACGCCGGCCGACTACGCGGACGTGCTCGGGCGGCACCACGCCGCCCTGCGCCACGTCGACCTGCGCGCACCGCACCTCACCGACCGCGTCGCCGCGGCCCTGCGGGAGGTGAACGACCGGGAGCGCTCGCCCGAACTGTCCGAGGCCGACCGTGAACTCCTCGGCGGCACCCTCGCCGGGCTGGGCGCCGCTATCGGCACCGGGAGCGCCGGCGAACAGCTGCTGCACGGCGAACCGCTCCCGGGCAACCTCATCGCCACCCGGCGCGGGCCGCTCCTCGTGGACCTCGCCACCTGCTGCCGCGGGCCGGTCGAGTTCGACCTCGCCCATGCGCCCGAGGAGGCGGAAAGGCACTA
It contains:
- a CDS encoding aminoglycoside phosphotransferase family protein, which produces MEPVELSRAVAAGRATAAGLGLPVRDVDVVHNSDRVALRLSPCEVLARVAPMGQLADAAFEVEVGRRLADTDAPVAGPDPRVEPRVFVRDTFAVTLWTYHEPVAAPITPADYADVLGRHHAALRHVDLRAPHLTDRVAAALREVNDRERSPELSEADRELLGGTLAGLGAAIGTGSAGEQLLHGEPLPGNLIATRRGPLLVDLATCCRGPVEFDLAHAPEEAERHYEGADHGLTDRCRALNWAMFSAWRWRRADRMPDRDHWRVAGLRRMRAALDRCGPT
- a CDS encoding macrolide family glycosyltransferase, whose protein sequence is MSRRRAHIAMVGIPAVSHVRPSLDVIRELVARGHRVTYANDPSVAELIEPTGAELVPCPSGLPVADNDWPDDPIAAMGLFLDDAVRALPGLRTVYDRDPADLYLYDIGAYAARALAEAQGRPLLQLSPAFVAWDGYDEEVAAPLWQLPGADAYREKFARWLAGCGASTTDVDAFSSRPPHTLALIPRAMQPHADRVRTDTVTFVGPCFDVRADDGRWTRPTDAERVLLISLGSAYTRQPEFYRTCLAAFGDLPGWHVVLQIGRHTDPRELGTIPSNVEVHPWVPQRAILAQADAFVTHAGMGGCGEGLLAGVPMIAVPQAVDQFMNADRLVELGVARRIDTAEATAENLRAALTALAGDPEVARRSALLRTEARAEGGTPRAADLIEELLD